A stretch of the Acyrthosiphon pisum isolate AL4f chromosome A2, pea_aphid_22Mar2018_4r6ur, whole genome shotgun sequence genome encodes the following:
- the LOC100573952 gene encoding SET and MYND domain-containing protein 4, whose product MEYDDFFHYTSRLLMADVMDDVKVEFSKPKSAKQRFMFTRALLLKHKMLASTLDMGIQYDHPATSKSLRQSGNALFKAELYEEAADMYTKSLRGSKPSSECYALAMANRSAAHFHMGKYEQCLTGARCAMGANYPSKLAYKLYERAGRAERILGFVERAKESYAVCLTRLDKADMSAENKRKFRAAVEIAATECEQLLTEQKRTMETPSVEHLVGGRNENIPALSAFVELKMSEDMGRGVYATRDIYPGDVVAIDEPYICGPFRDDIEVCHYNGCLKLGFALFRCPKCQLVYYCNEDCMNKDYKDGHNLACPIIYFIKLTPGFPRMNELAMKWFLKDYLKMGLKKYCLIVDNFSESKIDPMTRGFDEIGQYKSDNFLTAYSLDNSENKLPMEILFFFNCIAVDMLHYLILSGFKIPERYIGSVGASLVRILTVLDLNCRKLNINAPTVSFRRDRRLTLRIALTLYPTISLFNHSCDANIKRSGEITDRIRVMKAVQPIPKGTQLCCTYGMIYNGHDKESRQEVCNDRFNFKCNCQPCIKNWPTFNLIPNHHSILKYILNPSMADIVSSECKKFMEFTKSVEPKDHCQHLNYLYSFIKLLYANVERPFALYEDCLEMIGNAHSISTYLISICE is encoded by the exons ATGGAATACGACGACTTTTTCCACTACACCTCTCGGCTGCTGATGGCCGACGTGATGGATGACGTCAAAGTGGAATTTTCCAAGCCGAAGTCGGCCAAACAGCGGTTCATGTTCACGCGGGCCCTGCTTCTCAAACACAAAATGCTGGCCTCGACTTTGGACATGGGCATTCAGTACGACCATCCCGCCACGTCGAAGAGCCTCCGACAGAGTGGCAACGCGTTATTCAAGGCCGAGTTGTACGAGGAGGCCGCCGACATGTACACCAAGAGTTTGCGGGGCAGCAAACCGAGCTCCGAGTGTTACGCTCTCGCGATGGCCAACCGATCGGCCGCGCACTTCCACATGGGCAAGTACGAGCAATGCCTGACGGGCGCTCGTTGTGCGATGGGTGCCAATTACCCGTCCAAACTCGCGTACAAGCTGTACGAGCGGGCCGGGCGTGCAGAACGCATATTGGGGTTCGTCGAACGGGCGAAGGAGAGCTACGCCGTGTGCCTGACACGACTGGACAAGGCGGACATGTCTGCGGAAAACAAGCGCAAGTTCAGGGCGGCGGTCGAAATTGCCGCGACCGAGTGCGAGCAACTGCTGACTGAGCAGAAGAGGACGATGGAAACACCTAGCGTCGAGCACCTGGTTGGCGGAAGAAACGAAAATATCCCTGCACTATCGGCCTTTGtggaactgaaaatgtccgaGGATATGGGACGCGGTGTTTATGCCACCCGTGACATTTACCCCG GTGATGTTGTGGCCATAGATGAACCTTATATTTGTGGGCCTTTTAGAGATGATATAGAAGTTTGTCATTATAATGGTTGCCTAAAGTTGGGATTTGCTCTTTTTCGCTGTCCAAAATgtcaattg GTTTATTACTGCAATGAAGACTGTATGAATAAAGATTACAAAGATGGACATAATTTGGCATGtccaattatatatttcataaaattaacaCCAGGATTCCCAAGAATGAATGAACTTGCTATGAAGTGGTTCTTAAAAGACTACTTAAAAAtgggtttaaaaaaatattgtttgatagtTGATAACTTTtctgaatctaaaattgatCCTATGACAAGGGGTTTTGATGAGATTGGTCAATATAAGtctgataattttttaacagcCTATTCTTTGGATAATAGTGAGAACAAACTGCCAATGGagatcttgtttttttttaactgtattgcTGTTGATATGTtgcattatttgatattaagtGGCTTTAAAATTCCAGAGCGGTATATTGGTAGTGTGGGCGCTTCATTAGTGCGTATTCTAActgttttagatttaaattgtaGAAAGTTAAACATCAATGCCCCTACTGTATCTTTTCGAAGAGATCGCCGATTAACCCTTAGAATAGCATTGACTTTGTATCCAACCATCTCCTTGTTCAACCATTCTTGTGATGCAAATATTAAACGGAGTGGAGAAATAACTGATAGAATAAGAGTTATGAAAGCAGTTCAACCAATTCCCAAAGGAACTCAG TTATGCTGTACTTATGGAATGATTTATAATGGACATGATAAAGAATCAAGGCAAGAAGTTTGCAATGATCGTTTTAACTTTAAGTGCAACTGCCAGCCTTGCATAAAGAATTGGCCAACATTTAATCTTATACCAAACCACCATtctatatt aAAGTATATTCTGAACCCTAGTATGGCAGATATAGTGTCATCCGAGTGCAAAAAGTTTATGGAATTTACAAAGTCAGTGGAACCAAAAGATCATTGTcagcatttaaattatttatattcatttattaaacttttgtaTGCTAATGTAGAACGACCATTTGCATTATATGAGGATTGTCTTGAAATGATAGGTAATGCTCATAGcataagtacttatttaataagtatttgtgAATAA